In Dioscorea cayenensis subsp. rotundata cultivar TDr96_F1 chromosome 11, TDr96_F1_v2_PseudoChromosome.rev07_lg8_w22 25.fasta, whole genome shotgun sequence, a single genomic region encodes these proteins:
- the LOC120272286 gene encoding glucan endo-1,3-beta-glucosidase-like isoform X2, with product MATTISAFTFLFAFFFIQVHGAAIGVNYGRLANNLPPPPQVARFLAQTTTITGVKLFDADPFVLQAFAGTNLSINLAIPNELIPKLTNLSFAQHWVHVTILPHIQVTNITRILVGNEILSTANKSLIRSLVPAMQNIHTALTGVELHHRIKVSSTHSLSILSTSTPPSTGQFRKGYDTQMIKPMLSFLRATNSTFMVNAYPFFGCNADTLDYALFRGNTRVFDENTGLVYMNMLDGQLDAVYSAMKLLGFTDIEIVISETGWPSVGDESEAGVDIESARDYNAMLLQHVTSGVGTPLMPNRTFETYIFSLFNEDLKPGPRSERNFGLFHPDMTPVYDIGILRSEGELPMPVRSTVPPEVPDQGQMKQWCIPKLNADIKALQENIDFVCSQGLDCNPILPGGICFSPDITRAHAAYAMNEYFQAFGRNSYNCDFGQTGEITTTDPSYGSCKFN from the exons ATGGCCACAACCATCTCTGCATTTACCTTTCTCTttgctttcttcttcattcAAG TGCATGGAGCTGCCATTGGTGTCAACTATGGCAGGCTAGCAAACAACCTCCCACCACCACCCCAAGTTGCCCGGTTCCTCGcccaaacaacaacaataactgGCGTGAAGCTCTTCGATGCAGATCCTTTCGTTCTCCAAGCTTTCGCCGGCACAAATCTATCTATCAACCTTGCCATACCAAATGAACTAATACCAAAACTAACCAACCTTTCATTCGCTCAGCATTGGGTCCATGTCACAATTCTCCCTCACATTCAAGTAACAAACATTACCCGTATTCTTGTCGGCAATGAGATACTCTCCACTGCAAACAAGTCCCTCATCAGAAGCCTTGTCCCTGCAATGCAAAACATACATACTGCTCTCACAGGTGTTGAGCTGCACCACCGTATCAAGGTCTCATCAACACATTCCCTTAGCATTCTGTCCACCTCCACCCCACCTTCTACTGGACAATTCCGAAAGGGATATGATACACAAATGATCAAGCCAATGCTGAGCTTCTTGAGAGCCACAAATTCTACTTTCATGGTTAATGCATATCCTTTCTTTGGCTGCAATGCTGACACTCTTGATTATGCTCTTTTCAGAGGAAACACTAGAGTGTTTGATGAAAATACAGGGCTGGTGTACATGAACATGCTAGACGGACAGCTTGATGCAGTGTACTCTGCAATGAAGCTGTTGGGATTCACTGACATCGAAATTGTTATATCTGAGACAGGCTGGCCATCCGTTGGAGATGAATCGGAGGCTGGAGTTGATATTGAGAGTGCCCGTGACTACAATGCAATGCTTCTTCAGCATGTAACATCTGGTGTTGGAACACCACTCATGCCGAATCGAACCTTTGAGACATACATCTTCTCACTTTTCAATGAAGATCTCAAGCCTGGGCCTAGATCTGAGAGGAACTTTGGCCTGTTTCATCCTGACATGACTCCTGTTTACGACATAGGAATTCTTCGCTCAGAG GGAGAATTACCTATGCCTGTGCGCTCAACAGTGCCTCCAGAGGTTCCAGACCAAGGTCAAATGAAGCAATGGTGTATTCCAAAGCTGAACGCTGACATAAAGGCATTGCAGGAGAACATAGATTTTGTCTGCAGCCAAGGCCTTGATTGCAATCCCATACTACCAGGAGGAATTTGCTTCTCACCAGACATTACTCGAGCGCATGCTGCGTATGCCATGAATGAATACTTCCAGGCATTTGGGAGGAACTCCTATAACTGTGACTTTGGCCAAACAGGAGAGATCACCACCACAGACCCAA GTTATGGAAGCTGCAAATTCAATTAA
- the LOC120272286 gene encoding glucan endo-1,3-beta-glucosidase-like isoform X1, giving the protein MATTISAFTFLFAFFFIQAVHGAAIGVNYGRLANNLPPPPQVARFLAQTTTITGVKLFDADPFVLQAFAGTNLSINLAIPNELIPKLTNLSFAQHWVHVTILPHIQVTNITRILVGNEILSTANKSLIRSLVPAMQNIHTALTGVELHHRIKVSSTHSLSILSTSTPPSTGQFRKGYDTQMIKPMLSFLRATNSTFMVNAYPFFGCNADTLDYALFRGNTRVFDENTGLVYMNMLDGQLDAVYSAMKLLGFTDIEIVISETGWPSVGDESEAGVDIESARDYNAMLLQHVTSGVGTPLMPNRTFETYIFSLFNEDLKPGPRSERNFGLFHPDMTPVYDIGILRSEGELPMPVRSTVPPEVPDQGQMKQWCIPKLNADIKALQENIDFVCSQGLDCNPILPGGICFSPDITRAHAAYAMNEYFQAFGRNSYNCDFGQTGEITTTDPSYGSCKFN; this is encoded by the exons ATGGCCACAACCATCTCTGCATTTACCTTTCTCTttgctttcttcttcattcAAG CAGTGCATGGAGCTGCCATTGGTGTCAACTATGGCAGGCTAGCAAACAACCTCCCACCACCACCCCAAGTTGCCCGGTTCCTCGcccaaacaacaacaataactgGCGTGAAGCTCTTCGATGCAGATCCTTTCGTTCTCCAAGCTTTCGCCGGCACAAATCTATCTATCAACCTTGCCATACCAAATGAACTAATACCAAAACTAACCAACCTTTCATTCGCTCAGCATTGGGTCCATGTCACAATTCTCCCTCACATTCAAGTAACAAACATTACCCGTATTCTTGTCGGCAATGAGATACTCTCCACTGCAAACAAGTCCCTCATCAGAAGCCTTGTCCCTGCAATGCAAAACATACATACTGCTCTCACAGGTGTTGAGCTGCACCACCGTATCAAGGTCTCATCAACACATTCCCTTAGCATTCTGTCCACCTCCACCCCACCTTCTACTGGACAATTCCGAAAGGGATATGATACACAAATGATCAAGCCAATGCTGAGCTTCTTGAGAGCCACAAATTCTACTTTCATGGTTAATGCATATCCTTTCTTTGGCTGCAATGCTGACACTCTTGATTATGCTCTTTTCAGAGGAAACACTAGAGTGTTTGATGAAAATACAGGGCTGGTGTACATGAACATGCTAGACGGACAGCTTGATGCAGTGTACTCTGCAATGAAGCTGTTGGGATTCACTGACATCGAAATTGTTATATCTGAGACAGGCTGGCCATCCGTTGGAGATGAATCGGAGGCTGGAGTTGATATTGAGAGTGCCCGTGACTACAATGCAATGCTTCTTCAGCATGTAACATCTGGTGTTGGAACACCACTCATGCCGAATCGAACCTTTGAGACATACATCTTCTCACTTTTCAATGAAGATCTCAAGCCTGGGCCTAGATCTGAGAGGAACTTTGGCCTGTTTCATCCTGACATGACTCCTGTTTACGACATAGGAATTCTTCGCTCAGAG GGAGAATTACCTATGCCTGTGCGCTCAACAGTGCCTCCAGAGGTTCCAGACCAAGGTCAAATGAAGCAATGGTGTATTCCAAAGCTGAACGCTGACATAAAGGCATTGCAGGAGAACATAGATTTTGTCTGCAGCCAAGGCCTTGATTGCAATCCCATACTACCAGGAGGAATTTGCTTCTCACCAGACATTACTCGAGCGCATGCTGCGTATGCCATGAATGAATACTTCCAGGCATTTGGGAGGAACTCCTATAACTGTGACTTTGGCCAAACAGGAGAGATCACCACCACAGACCCAA GTTATGGAAGCTGCAAATTCAATTAA
- the LOC120272287 gene encoding LOW QUALITY PROTEIN: APO protein 1, chloroplastic-like (The sequence of the model RefSeq protein was modified relative to this genomic sequence to represent the inferred CDS: deleted 2 bases in 1 codon) has protein sequence MIHGLVKVGYQPLHCFVQKKIGLSVNVSLEPDNLPSTEKFRKYKQNVDLPPILPKNKKKPYPIPVKKMLRASREDKKASRIGDKKPLEPPKNGLLVPELIPVAYEVIEYWKVLIRGVARLLTVVPVYGCSKCSDVHVGPAGHQIQNCYGSGNSQRRSYHSWVRGSINDVLVPIESYHLFDPFGRRIKHETRFNYDRIPAVIELCIQAGVDLPQYPSRRRTKPIRMLGKKVVDIGGYMEDPKPCQSEDAMALLAELDTYGAHNVRPPLSENEKRKLAETTIKAYSTVRRGVRQLMRKYTVKACGYCTEVHVGPWGHNAKLCGAFKHQWRDGKHGWQDATLDEVIPPNYVWHVQDPKGPPLTSKLKKFYGKAPAVVELCVQAGAQIPDAYRPMMRIDIVVPDSEEAKLVA, from the exons GTTGGGTATCAACCTCTCCATTGTTTTGTACAAAAGAAAATTGGACTTTCGGTTAATGTTTCTCTTGAACCAGACAATCTTCCATCAACTGAGAAATTTCGCAAGTATAAGCAAAATGTTGATCTTCCACCAATATTAccgaaaaacaaaaagaaacctTATCCTATTCCAGTCAAAAAGATGTTAAGGGCTTCTAGGGAGGACAAAAAGGCTAGCAGAATTGGGGAT AAAAagccacttgagccaccaaagAATGGATTACTGGTCCCTGAGCTAATTCCTGTTGCTTATGAGGTAATAGAATATTGGAAGGTGCTGATTAGAGGTGTGGCACGGCTTCTGACTGTTGTCCCTGTCTATGGTTGTAG CAAGTGTTCCGATGTCCATGTTGGTCCTGCTGGCCACCAGATCCAGAATTGCTATGGCTCTGGAAATTCCCAACGCAGAAGTTATCATTCATGGGTCAGAGGCTCCATAAATGATGTTCTTGTTCCCATTGAATCATACCATCTCTTTGATCCTTTTGGCCGCCGCATAAAACATGAGACACGGTTCAACTATGACCGGATACCAGCAGTTATTGAACTTTGTATCCAAGCTGGGGTTGATTTACCACAATACCCCTCACGTAGAAGAACCAAGCCCATTCGTATGCTTGGAAAGAAAGTGGTTGATATAGGTGGTTATATGGAGGATCCAAAGCCATGCCAATCAGAAGATGCCATGGCCCTGCTAGCAGAACTCGATACATATGGAGCTCATAATGTTCGGCCACCCTTGTcagaaaatgagaaaagaaaacttgCAGAGACAACCATCAAAGCGTATAGCACAGTCAGACGGGGTGTAAGACAGTTGATGCGGAAGTACACTGTGAAGGCTTGTGGGTATTGCACAGAGGTTCATGTAGGGCCGTGGGGACACAATGCCAAGCTCTGTGGTGCATTCAAGCACCAGTGGAGGGATGGGAAGCATGGATGGCAAGATGCTACGCTCGATGAAGTGATTCCTCCTAATTACGTGTGGCATGTACAGGACCCCAAAGGCCCGCCATTGACAAGCAAGCTAAAAAAATTCTACGGTAAAGCACCAGCGGTGGTGGAGCTATGTGTGCAGGCAGGTGCACAGATACCTGATGCTTACAGGCCGATGATGCGGATTGACATTGTGGTTCCAGACTCAGAAGAAGCAAAACTAGTAGCATAA